One genomic region from Streptomyces sp. NBC_00457 encodes:
- a CDS encoding DUF2202 domain-containing protein, which yields MKRNVKVATAITAGALAIAGVLAVGPVTADSGGGRSTPDRTIAQSLTADGGQYAHRHGHGMGDGLGDGTCIRSGLAEQGTLTAAQKTTLASMAEEEKLAHDLYTVFADRHDARIFERIAAAETHHLTAVRTLLDRYDVTDPTTGKATGDFTDPTVQATYDRLLKQGEVSLNEALNAGRTVETEDIAALTAALSGLTAPDARQVYTNLLAASERHHAAFERWIATE from the coding sequence ATGAAGCGCAACGTCAAGGTGGCCACGGCCATCACCGCGGGCGCCCTCGCCATCGCCGGCGTCCTGGCGGTGGGCCCGGTGACCGCGGACTCGGGCGGCGGGCGATCGACGCCCGACCGGACCATCGCGCAGAGCCTGACGGCAGACGGCGGGCAGTACGCGCACCGCCATGGCCACGGCATGGGGGACGGCCTAGGAGACGGGACCTGCATCCGGTCCGGCCTCGCCGAGCAAGGCACCCTGACCGCCGCCCAGAAGACCACGCTCGCGAGCATGGCCGAGGAGGAGAAGCTGGCCCACGACCTGTACACGGTATTCGCGGACCGCCACGACGCGCGGATCTTCGAGCGGATCGCGGCAGCCGAGACCCACCACCTGACCGCTGTCCGCACCCTGCTGGACCGTTACGACGTCACCGACCCGACCACTGGCAAGGCGACGGGCGACTTCACCGACCCCACCGTCCAGGCAACCTATGACCGCCTGTTGAAGCAGGGCGAAGTCAGCCTGAACGAGGCCCTGAACGCGGGGCGCACTGTCGAGACCGAAGACATCGCCGCGCTCACCGCGGCGCTGTCCGGACTCACGGCCCCGGACGCGCGTCAGGTGTACACCAACCTGCTCGCCGCATCGGAGCGGCATCATGCGGCCTTCGAGCGCTGGATCGCCACCGAGTAG